In Actinotignum schaalii, the sequence CTGGCCGGGGCTATTGTTGCCATCATTATTACCCTGGGCGGTATTTGGCTCCTCACCTTCGTGGCGGATGTGGATTCCTTCGTGCTCAATGTGGTTTCCATTATCGGTTTGGCGCTGTCCATCGATTACGGCCTGCTGGTGGTTTCCCGCTACCGGGAAGAAATCACCCGCGGTATTGAGAAACGCTACGGGCCTGGTGCCCGCCCGGAGAAGAAAGACCTGGCCGTCATTATGGAAGGGGCGCTGGCCACCACGGTCCGCACCGCCGGGCGCACCGTCATCTTCTCCGCCGTCACCATTGCTTTTGCCATTGCTGGGCTGCTGGCCTTCAATTCCCGCATTATTCGGGTCATTGCCATGGGCGGTTTCGTCGTCGTGCTGCTCGCGGTTATTTCCGCGGTGAGTTTGGTGCCCGCCCTTTTGCGCATTGCCGGGCCCCGGCTGGCCCAGCCTTCCGTGCTCGCGAAGATTCCCGGGCTGGGGCACCTCATGCGCGCGGTGGGTGATACCCATACCGATCACGGGGTGTTCTCGCGGATTGCCGGCTGGGTGCAGCGCCGCCCGTGGGTGATTATGACCGTGGTGACGGCCATCCTCGTGGTCATGATTATTCCTATTAAGGACACGACTTTACGCACGGATACCAGCGAATATATTCCGGTGAGTTCCTCCCCGGGCACCACCCAGGAAATTCTCAAACGCGATTACCCGGATTTGAGCCAGCCGGCCATTACCGTCCTGGTGAAGGGCGACGCCGCTGCCCTGCGCGAGCAATCGGAATGGATCGCCGGACTGCCGGCGGTATCCAAGGTCGGGGAATCCACGAAGATGGATAACGGCTGGCATAACCTCGGGGTATTTGTCAGCGGTGGGGATCCCACCTCCGCCCAGGCCAGTACTACCGTTCGCGATATTCGTGCCCACGCGGAAAGCGCCGCGAATACGGAGATCCTGGTGGGCGGCAGCGCGGCCATCCAAATTGATTTCAATCAGGTGCTCCGCGAGGGCGCGCCCATTGCCTTCGCGGTGGTGCTACTCGCCGTGCTCATCTTGCTCTTCCTTATGACAGGTTCAGTGCTGATCCCCCTCAAGGCGATCATTATTAATTCGCTCTCCCTGGTGGCCTCCCTCGGGCTCACCGCTTTCCTCTTCGATAACGGCCTGCTGGGCTTGCCGGAAACCGACGGGCTCACAGCGGTGGTGGTGGCCTGCGGCCTGGCCTTCGGCTTCGGGCTCTCCATGGACTACGAGGTATTCCTGGTGGCCCGCATGAAGGAATATTGGGATGCCGGAGAATCGAACGACCGGGCGGTTTCCCTGGGCTTGCAGCGTTCCGGGCGGATTATTACCTCCGCGGCCGCGATTATCGTGGCGGTTTTCGTGGGCTTCTGCTTCGGGCAGATGCTAGCGATTAAGGAAGTGGGCGTGCTGCTGGCCATCACCGTGATCGCCGATACCAGCCTCAGCCGTATCCTCCTGGTTCCTGCCACCATGACGGTTCTAGGCAAGTGGAATTGGTGGGCGCCGCGCTGGCTTTCGCGTATCTACCAGCGTTTCGGGGTGTCCGAAGGCGGGCACCGCACCCTCGAACACCACGAGCCAGCAACCGCAGCCACGGACAGTGCGCCGGTAGCGCTCCCCGCGGGCGCTACATCGCGAAGCGCCCGAACCACCGCCAGCACCACCGATGCCAGCACCACCGATGCCACCGCAAGCGCAAGCACCGCGGCATCGGCGCCACGCGGCCGGCACGCCGCGCCATAATGGAGGCATGTCTGAGATCGATCACCTGAAACTACCCGAACTCCTGGGCATCACCTGGTTGCAAGCGGGCGCCATCGCGGTGGCCACCTGCCTCATCTACCTTTTCCTCGTGGTGATTTTGCGGGCCCTGGGGCAAAACGTGGTGAGCCGGCTCTCCACCTCGGATATGGCGGCCGTCGTCGTTATTGGGGCGATCGCGGGGCGCGTCACCCTCGGGTATACTCCCACCCTGGCCGGCGGCGTCGTCGCCCTTCTCACCCTGTTCTGCATGCAAGCATTGCTGCGCTTTATCGCGCTCTCTCACCGCGGGGAGGCCTGGGTGCACGCCCGGCCCGTCGTTATTTGGGCGCGCGGGGAACTCACGCCCGCGGCGCGGCGGCACTCAACCACCACAGAAGAAATCATGATGGCCATGCGTTTGCGCGGCGTTGCGTGTGTGGACGACGTCGCAGCTGTCATCCTCGAACCCAACGGGCAGCTATCGGTACTCACCGGGCCGGCCACAGCGATTGATCCGCGCCTGCTCGCGGGTGTGAAAGACGCCGAGCGCATCTGAGTACGCTCGGCGTCTTCCCTGTATATCGCTAGCTTTTTCGCGGCTGCCGGCTACGCGGAAACTGGCCCGCTACTTTCCAGCAACTTGGCCGCTACTTCCCGGCAACCGGACTGCCTACTTTCCGGCAGCTGCTCCGGCATTCTCACCGGCCGCCGGGGCTTCCTCCGCGAGGGGCGCCCCGGTTGCGGCATCCACCGCGCCGGAGCGAGCCTTCGGGGTGGCATCCACACCGGCTTCCTTACGCTGCTGCGCGGTAATTTCCGCGGGGGCATCGGTGAGGGGATCCCAGCCGTTGCCGATCTTCGGGAAAGCGATAACGTCGCGAATCGAGGGTGCCTTGACCAGCAGGGACACAATGCGATCCCAGCCGAAAGCAATCCCGCCGTGCGGGGGCGCACCGAATTTGAAAGCTTCGAGGAGGAAACCGAATTTCTCCTCGGCGGCTTCCTTATCGATACCCATGACCTTGAAGACGCGTTCCTGGATATCGCGGCGATGGATACGGATGGAACCGCCGCCGATCTCGTTGCCGTTGCAGACGATGTCATAAGCGTTCGTCAGCGCGCCGGCCGGATCGGTATCGAAGGTATCGAGGTGTTCGGGCTTGGGAGCGGTAAAAGCGTGATGGACGGCGGTCCAGCGCGAACCGAGGGCCACATCGCCTTCCGCGGCGGCCTGGGAAGCCGGCTTGAACATGGGGGCATCCACCACCCACACAAAAGCCCAGGCATCCTCGTCAATAAGGCCGACCCGCTGGCCAATTTCCAAGCGGGCCGCGCCCAGCAGTTCGCGGGAGAAGGTCGGCTCACCCGCGGCGAAGAAGATGCAATCCCCGGGCTTCGCGCCGGTGGCTTCGGCCAGGCCGGCACGTTCCGCGTCGGTAATA encodes:
- a CDS encoding MMPL family transporter, with product MTELLARASIRHPWRVIITWILCAVVAGIAALSGFGQGGLFSRMSSTQGLTTGTESARVLELTDSQGDYRMVAVIHGATDPQELTADIADLSEGIAKISGVASAVSSPSLVREAEAEGAAQAEEKARAEYQKAAAAAQQQLAAQIEAATAQLMRAGMPREAAQARATQEASAAAAAAQAGQPSEEEVIASAREEGVTTARTQANEETAGLRAADGFALVITFTSDAKSEATEAEVQQALDSFAAAHSVQVDATSANAAMTAINDVARHDLVRGEAIGLPVALILMVLVFGGVLTALMPLAGAIVAIIITLGGIWLLTFVADVDSFVLNVVSIIGLALSIDYGLLVVSRYREEITRGIEKRYGPGARPEKKDLAVIMEGALATTVRTAGRTVIFSAVTIAFAIAGLLAFNSRIIRVIAMGGFVVVLLAVISAVSLVPALLRIAGPRLAQPSVLAKIPGLGHLMRAVGDTHTDHGVFSRIAGWVQRRPWVIMTVVTAILVVMIIPIKDTTLRTDTSEYIPVSSSPGTTQEILKRDYPDLSQPAITVLVKGDAAALREQSEWIAGLPAVSKVGESTKMDNGWHNLGVFVSGGDPTSAQASTTVRDIRAHAESAANTEILVGGSAAIQIDFNQVLREGAPIAFAVVLLAVLILLFLMTGSVLIPLKAIIINSLSLVASLGLTAFLFDNGLLGLPETDGLTAVVVACGLAFGFGLSMDYEVFLVARMKEYWDAGESNDRAVSLGLQRSGRIITSAAAIIVAVFVGFCFGQMLAIKEVGVLLAITVIADTSLSRILLVPATMTVLGKWNWWAPRWLSRIYQRFGVSEGGHRTLEHHEPATAATDSAPVALPAGATSRSARTTASTTDASTTDATASASTAASAPRGRHAAP
- a CDS encoding DUF421 domain-containing protein; the encoded protein is MSEIDHLKLPELLGITWLQAGAIAVATCLIYLFLVVILRALGQNVVSRLSTSDMAAVVVIGAIAGRVTLGYTPTLAGGVVALLTLFCMQALLRFIALSHRGEAWVHARPVVIWARGELTPAARRHSTTTEEIMMAMRLRGVACVDDVAAVILEPNGQLSVLTGPATAIDPRLLAGVKDAERI